Proteins from one Armatimonadota bacterium genomic window:
- a CDS encoding NAD(P)/FAD-dependent oxidoreductase, producing the protein MTRVVVIGGGAGGMLAAGRAAECGAKVILLERNSILGKKLRITGKGRGNVTNIAELDDFVSAFGPNGKFLYGAFSRFSNHDLISLLERLGVPTKVERGGRVFPQSDRASDVADALERWLRELRVDIRLGTRAHGLVVEKKDQGGGDNEETPNKKGRSYSPAFISSFISGVRVFSGVIPADAVVLATGGITYPRTGSTGDGYRIAAEVGHTIVPPKPSLAALETAEPWVSQLQGLSLRNVTATLFSEKKKLASEFGEMLFTHFGVSGPIILTLSKVYAGLTHKSGVSISINLKPALSREQLESRLISDFSQKKQFKNYLPDLLPRTLIPVFIHLSGIPAELPVNRITKTQRKKIIDLLMDFRLQITGARPAEEAIVTSGGVSLKEIDPRTMGSLLVYGLHFAGEVIDIDATTGGYNLQAAFTTGWIAGESAANVLCATKRTQESNS; encoded by the coding sequence ATGACTAGAGTAGTTGTAATCGGTGGGGGCGCTGGCGGAATGCTTGCTGCTGGACGGGCTGCTGAATGCGGCGCAAAGGTAATTCTGCTGGAGCGAAATAGCATTCTTGGCAAGAAACTCAGAATTACTGGTAAGGGCCGGGGCAATGTAACAAATATCGCTGAACTTGATGATTTTGTGAGTGCTTTTGGTCCAAATGGCAAGTTTCTTTATGGTGCGTTTTCTAGGTTTTCCAATCATGATCTTATTTCCCTCTTAGAACGCCTTGGAGTCCCGACCAAGGTGGAAAGAGGAGGCCGCGTTTTTCCTCAATCAGACCGTGCCTCGGACGTTGCCGACGCATTGGAGCGCTGGCTTCGCGAGCTTAGGGTGGACATTCGTCTTGGAACAAGGGCTCATGGATTGGTTGTTGAGAAAAAAGACCAGGGTGGAGGGGATAATGAGGAGACACCAAACAAGAAGGGTCGTTCCTATTCTCCTGCGTTCATCTCATCCTTTATTTCAGGCGTTAGGGTTTTCTCTGGAGTAATTCCAGCCGATGCGGTTGTTTTGGCGACAGGAGGCATTACGTATCCTAGAACTGGTTCGACTGGCGATGGATACCGGATTGCCGCGGAGGTTGGACATACCATTGTTCCTCCAAAGCCATCGCTTGCTGCTCTAGAGACGGCGGAACCGTGGGTTTCCCAACTCCAGGGACTGAGCCTTAGAAATGTAACGGCTACTTTATTTTCCGAAAAAAAGAAGCTTGCTAGCGAGTTCGGCGAGATGCTTTTCACGCATTTCGGAGTTTCGGGGCCAATAATTCTCACGCTAAGCAAGGTTTATGCTGGGCTGACGCACAAGTCGGGGGTATCAATTTCCATCAACCTTAAACCCGCTCTGAGCCGCGAGCAATTGGAAAGCAGGCTCATCAGCGATTTTTCCCAAAAGAAGCAATTTAAAAATTATCTTCCCGACCTGCTGCCGAGGACGCTTATTCCAGTTTTCATTCACCTGAGCGGTATTCCTGCTGAGCTCCCTGTGAATCGCATAACGAAAACTCAGCGAAAGAAGATTATTGATTTGCTTATGGACTTCCGACTTCAAATAACAGGCGCCAGGCCTGCCGAGGAAGCGATTGTAACGTCCGGCGGTGTATCTCTAAAAGAGATAGATCCTCGCACAATGGGGTCCTTGTTGGTATACGGTTTGCATTTTGCGGGTGAAGTAATTGATATTGATGCCACAACCGGTGGGTATAATCTTCAAGCGGCGTTCACCACTGGTTGGATTG